Proteins encoded in a region of the Tumebacillus sp. BK434 genome:
- a CDS encoding metallophosphoesterase, which yields MKIAVISDTHMPKMATGVPPALADGLRDVDLILHAGDWQTLAAVELFEQFAPLDGVAGNVDGEEIAARFGRQKVLTIGGYKIGLVHGDGKGKTTERRAAAAFAGEKLDLIIFGHSHVPYHEVLADGTVLFNPGSPTDKRRQAQFSYGLIEIGEGMRVRHEFYAEKK from the coding sequence ATGAAGATCGCGGTGATTTCCGACACGCACATGCCGAAGATGGCCACAGGAGTGCCGCCTGCGCTGGCCGACGGGCTCCGTGATGTGGACCTGATCTTGCATGCCGGTGACTGGCAGACGCTGGCGGCGGTGGAGCTGTTCGAGCAGTTTGCGCCGCTAGACGGTGTGGCCGGAAATGTGGACGGGGAGGAGATCGCTGCCCGGTTCGGACGGCAGAAAGTGCTGACGATCGGCGGGTACAAGATCGGCCTTGTCCATGGCGACGGCAAAGGCAAGACCACGGAACGGAGAGCGGCGGCCGCGTTTGCCGGAGAGAAGCTGGATCTGATCATCTTTGGGCACTCGCACGTTCCGTATCATGAGGTGCTGGCGGATGGGACGGTTTTGTTTAACCCGGGGTCGCCGACAGATAAGCGGCGGCAGGCTCAGTTTTCTTATGGGTTGATTGAGATTGGCGAAGGTATGCGTGTGCGGCATGAGTTTTATGCGGAGAAGAAGTGA
- a CDS encoding pyridoxamine 5'-phosphate oxidase family protein: protein MNFPNILTDEAELRELLGQPSPLVQNKSISQLDAHCRDFLAKSPFALIATSDVEGHCDVSPRGDQPGFVAVLDEHRLLIPERPGNKRADSLRNILATGQIGLLFLIPGLEETLRINGRACIVRDEDLLKSVAANGKTPLLAIGVEIEECFVHCAKSLKRSRLWQPETWLPSADLPVPARMIAAHVNLPNVDEQEVTARLQDSYTNRLY from the coding sequence ATGAACTTTCCCAACATCCTGACCGACGAAGCGGAGCTGCGCGAACTGCTCGGACAGCCGAGCCCGCTCGTGCAGAACAAATCGATCTCCCAGCTCGACGCGCACTGCCGGGACTTTCTCGCCAAGTCCCCCTTTGCCCTCATCGCCACCTCTGATGTCGAGGGACACTGCGACGTGTCACCGCGCGGCGACCAGCCCGGCTTCGTCGCGGTGCTGGATGAGCACCGCCTGCTGATCCCCGAGCGCCCTGGCAACAAGCGCGCCGACTCCCTGCGCAACATCCTGGCTACTGGCCAGATCGGCCTGCTCTTCCTGATCCCCGGCCTTGAAGAGACGCTGCGCATCAACGGCCGCGCCTGCATCGTGCGCGACGAGGACTTGCTGAAGAGCGTTGCTGCCAACGGCAAAACGCCCCTGCTCGCCATCGGCGTCGAAATCGAAGAGTGCTTCGTCCATTGCGCCAAATCCCTGAAACGATCCCGGCTCTGGCAGCCCGAAACGTGGCTCCCCTCCGCCGACCTGCCCGTCCCGGCCCGCATGATCGCCGCCCACGTCAACCTGCCAAACGTCGATGAACAAGAAGTCACGGCCCGCCTCCAAGACAGCTACACCAACCGGCTGTACTAA
- a CDS encoding amino acid permease — protein sequence MLKQKKARVFAGEQERQPKHLKGIGVFSLAGVGIGGVVGAGFLLGSGLAVQQAGPAVVLAFLLGGLVMMQVLGAMTSVAVNRVVPGSFRVHTEQMLGRYSGFLMGWMAFASGILGLGSEALAMGIFSRYWLPGMPLAILATGFMLVVIGLNAFGVENFSKVETWMTVAKVGALLAFVVLGGFAVLTAGHALVSPSPVAGYGAMFPKGWSGMLESMLIVVFCYSGIGAVAMAGTEARDPQRDIPKATWYMALAVILLYVAAMAVLIFVTPWSGVDAKESPFVQAFDSLRLGWASTGMNVIIMIAAFSVMAATYFACMQMLVSLAEAQEAPQFCASKSGPHGRYRIAWLIVGGAGLLIMGLSFVLPPKLFQYLVAASSYFSFAMWALNLLTYLVWLKKRKTEETYHSALVFGRLGAYLTLAAIAVLAGMSLRVADFRMGFYVAAGLTVLISAAYALWARVQSQEEC from the coding sequence ATGCTGAAACAGAAGAAGGCGCGCGTTTTCGCTGGGGAGCAGGAGCGGCAGCCGAAGCATTTGAAGGGGATCGGCGTATTCAGTCTGGCCGGCGTCGGGATCGGCGGCGTGGTCGGGGCCGGGTTCCTGCTCGGGTCGGGACTGGCGGTGCAGCAGGCGGGGCCGGCGGTGGTGCTGGCTTTTTTGCTGGGCGGGCTGGTGATGATGCAGGTGCTGGGGGCGATGACGTCGGTCGCCGTCAATCGGGTGGTGCCAGGGTCGTTTCGGGTGCATACGGAGCAGATGCTCGGGCGCTACAGCGGTTTCTTGATGGGTTGGATGGCGTTTGCGTCCGGCATTTTGGGTTTGGGCTCGGAGGCGCTGGCGATGGGGATCTTTTCGCGCTATTGGCTGCCGGGGATGCCGCTTGCGATCTTGGCGACCGGGTTTATGCTGGTCGTGATCGGGCTCAATGCGTTTGGGGTGGAAAATTTCAGCAAGGTGGAAACGTGGATGACGGTGGCCAAGGTCGGGGCGTTGCTGGCGTTTGTCGTGCTCGGAGGTTTTGCGGTGCTGACGGCGGGCCACGCACTGGTCTCGCCGTCGCCGGTCGCGGGATATGGAGCGATGTTTCCCAAAGGCTGGAGCGGGATGCTGGAGTCGATGCTGATCGTCGTCTTCTGCTACTCGGGCATCGGGGCGGTGGCGATGGCCGGGACGGAGGCGCGGGACCCGCAGCGGGACATTCCGAAGGCGACGTGGTACATGGCGCTCGCGGTGATCTTGCTGTATGTGGCGGCGATGGCGGTGTTGATCTTCGTCACGCCGTGGAGCGGTGTCGATGCGAAGGAGTCGCCGTTTGTGCAGGCGTTCGATTCACTGCGGCTCGGCTGGGCGTCGACGGGGATGAACGTGATCATCATGATCGCGGCGTTTTCGGTGATGGCGGCGACGTATTTTGCCTGCATGCAGATGCTGGTCTCGCTGGCGGAAGCGCAGGAGGCGCCGCAGTTCTGCGCGTCAAAATCCGGCCCGCACGGCCGCTACCGCATCGCCTGGCTGATCGTCGGCGGGGCGGGGCTCTTGATCATGGGGCTGTCGTTTGTGCTGCCGCCGAAGCTGTTTCAGTATCTGGTCGCGGCGTCGTCGTATTTTTCGTTTGCGATGTGGGCGTTGAATCTGCTGACCTATCTGGTCTGGCTGAAGAAGCGGAAAACGGAAGAGACGTATCACTCGGCGCTCGTCTTCGGGCGGCTGGGAGCCTATCTGACGCTGGCGGCGATTGCGGTGCTCGCCGGGATGAGTCTTCGCGTCGCCGATTTTCGAATGGGCTTTTATGTGGCGGCCGGGCTGACGGTGCTGATCTCGGCAGCCTATGCGCTGTGGGCACGGGTACAGTCGCAGGAGGAGTGCTGA